In Acidianus brierleyi, one genomic interval encodes:
- a CDS encoding thiolase family protein: protein MVAIVDVGITRFGKRVESIFELVGEATRNLLKYPIDFIVLSNSYSGEFNEISGLNNLISTYLSLDNVPSIRVDNTSGSGGSAILVAKSLLESKEANAVLVLGAEKMSEKKTRQVTKIISSLLPESERVSSLPSLASLATIEYMKKYDATRESIAQVAVKNHYNGSLNPYAHIQKRVTLDEVLNSPIISEPLRLFEFTPISDGAAALLMVRNEDALSYTNKPVFIKGVGFSSYTSFIADRENFTELPSVRKAGEIAIKKSHVERIDFAELHDMATILEIIQSEELGFFKKGEGWKAVINGTTEINGDIPLNTSGGLNSKGHPIGVSGIAQAIEAFYQIRNEAGNRQVKNAKTGLSLSMAGFGNSSTVIIYGDEY from the coding sequence ATGGTTGCAATAGTTGACGTAGGAATCACGAGGTTCGGAAAAAGAGTGGAAAGCATATTTGAACTTGTAGGAGAAGCTACCAGAAATCTTTTGAAATATCCTATAGACTTTATTGTACTTTCAAACTCATATTCTGGAGAATTTAACGAAATATCTGGATTGAATAATCTCATTTCGACGTATCTCTCATTAGATAATGTACCGTCAATTAGGGTGGATAATACGAGTGGAAGTGGTGGTTCAGCAATACTTGTAGCTAAGTCGTTATTAGAATCTAAGGAAGCTAACGCAGTTCTAGTGCTAGGTGCAGAAAAAATGTCAGAAAAGAAAACTAGACAAGTTACTAAAATAATATCATCCTTACTTCCTGAGAGTGAAAGAGTATCTTCATTACCTTCTTTAGCTTCATTAGCTACTATTGAGTACATGAAAAAATACGACGCTACTAGGGAAAGTATAGCTCAAGTAGCTGTCAAAAATCACTATAATGGATCACTTAATCCTTATGCACATATACAGAAGAGAGTTACGTTAGATGAGGTTCTTAATTCACCAATAATTTCAGAACCTCTAAGACTTTTTGAATTTACTCCAATAAGCGACGGTGCCGCAGCTTTACTTATGGTAAGAAATGAAGACGCATTAAGTTACACTAATAAACCAGTTTTCATTAAAGGAGTAGGATTTTCTAGTTATACTTCCTTCATTGCTGACAGAGAAAACTTTACTGAACTTCCATCTGTCAGAAAAGCTGGAGAAATCGCTATAAAAAAATCTCATGTAGAAAGGATAGATTTTGCTGAATTACATGATATGGCAACTATCTTAGAAATAATCCAATCAGAGGAACTAGGATTTTTCAAGAAGGGCGAAGGTTGGAAGGCAGTAATCAATGGAACTACTGAAATAAATGGAGATATACCGTTGAATACTAGTGGAGGTTTAAATTCAAAAGGGCATCCAATAGGTGTTAGTGGAATAGCTCAAGCAATAGAAGCTTTTTACCAAATTAGAAACGAAGCTGGAAATAGACAAGTTAAAAACGCTAAGACTGGTCTAAGTCTAAGCATGGCAGGGTTTGGTAATTCTTCCACAGTAATTATTTATGGTGATGAATATTGA
- a CDS encoding amidohydrolase family protein: protein MGYVDSHTHVWFREAITEEMRKRSEIVGYRIPEFSLDYIIKEMDNAQLDYITIIAYPSRELWGIKEDFPLKIIDVCKKYPDRFAVIGGVEVNKLSVQETKIWLEKQYEAGISGFKLHPPHMWIKPNDYREEEKGMKQLEILYEFSQDNKLPVVIHTGTSFFLTARNKYADPIFVDDVAVDFPRLRIIMAHAGRPNWVNTAFQLIRIRKNIYTDLSSIPPKRVLEYLPRLEEINEKALYGSDFGGPGTKGLGDNLREFLNIPLSLLAMENITKNNPRKLIKTLG, encoded by the coding sequence ATGGGGTACGTAGATTCTCATACACACGTATGGTTTAGGGAAGCTATAACAGAAGAAATGAGAAAAAGAAGTGAAATAGTAGGTTACAGAATACCAGAGTTTTCTCTAGATTATATAATTAAGGAAATGGATAATGCACAATTGGATTATATTACAATAATAGCCTATCCTTCTAGAGAACTTTGGGGCATAAAAGAGGATTTTCCTTTAAAGATAATAGATGTTTGTAAGAAGTATCCAGATAGATTCGCAGTTATTGGAGGTGTTGAAGTAAATAAATTAAGTGTTCAGGAAACTAAAATATGGTTAGAAAAACAATATGAGGCAGGAATTTCAGGTTTTAAACTACATCCTCCGCATATGTGGATTAAGCCAAACGATTATAGAGAAGAAGAAAAAGGAATGAAACAACTTGAAATACTATACGAATTTTCTCAAGATAATAAATTACCTGTAGTAATACATACTGGAACTAGTTTTTTCCTAACTGCAAGAAATAAATACGCTGACCCGATCTTCGTTGATGACGTAGCAGTTGATTTTCCAAGATTAAGAATAATAATGGCACATGCTGGTAGACCTAACTGGGTAAATACTGCTTTCCAGTTAATAAGAATAAGGAAGAATATATACACAGATCTGTCAAGTATACCTCCAAAGAGAGTTCTAGAATATTTACCTAGATTAGAAGAAATAAATGAAAAAGCTCTTTACGGTAGTGATTTTGGCGGTCCCGGAACAAAAGGTTTAGGAGATAACCTTAGAGAATTCCTCAATATTCCATTGTCTTTACTTGCTATGGAGAATATAACTAAAAATAATCCAAGAAAATTAATCAAGACTTTAGGTTAA
- a CDS encoding long-chain fatty acid--CoA ligase: MKSTIMDFDLNVNNIFWRIERLYKEKTIVSRNKNDIEKITYGDFAKRVRKLSRFLLEQGVTRESVVGSIAWNTRRHLELYFAVPLIGSVLHTINVRFMPNEIEYVINFANDKIVFIDEDLKGITEELKNGVNSRFFIMSNDLDTLIDSFDPIYSFDNVDEKSGAVMCFTSGTTGHPKGVVYSHRSIFIHSVELLAKDVIGISSDDVVMPVVPMFHISAWDLPYAVLMTGAKLVLPGPKPGPEDLAELISKEKVTVASAAPTVWISFLDYIKREKIDISSLKIAITGGAEPPKGLIKSFKEMGIRTYHAWGMTETEAITTVNIKDDVEKLSKQGIPMPGIEIGLISPDLTELPWDGKSIGELIIRGAWVTQEYFNSPEKTFESIVNVNGKKWFKTGDIAVIYPDGNIKIVDRAKDLIKSGGEWISSVDLENAIMSFEPVLEAVVVGIPDEKWGERPVALVVPKSGYKVKEEDIRNYLMSLNKFPRWWLPDKIIFVNSIPKTSTGKLDKKTVRKNIKEKFNLKS; this comes from the coding sequence ATGAAATCCACTATTATGGATTTTGATCTTAATGTAAACAATATCTTCTGGAGAATAGAAAGATTATATAAAGAGAAAACAATAGTCTCCAGAAATAAGAATGATATTGAGAAAATTACTTACGGAGACTTCGCTAAAAGGGTTAGGAAATTATCTAGATTTTTGTTAGAACAGGGAGTAACTAGAGAAAGTGTTGTTGGATCAATAGCATGGAACACTAGAAGACATTTAGAACTTTACTTTGCCGTACCACTAATAGGCTCAGTACTTCACACAATAAATGTAAGATTTATGCCAAACGAGATAGAGTATGTAATAAACTTTGCAAACGATAAAATAGTATTCATCGATGAAGATCTTAAAGGAATTACTGAAGAGTTAAAAAATGGAGTAAATTCCAGGTTTTTTATAATGTCTAATGATCTTGACACACTCATTGATAGTTTTGATCCTATATATTCTTTCGATAACGTAGATGAGAAAAGCGGAGCAGTAATGTGTTTCACTTCCGGTACCACTGGTCATCCTAAAGGAGTTGTTTATAGTCATAGAAGTATTTTTATTCATTCCGTAGAGCTTTTAGCAAAAGATGTTATAGGAATATCCTCAGACGATGTTGTAATGCCTGTAGTTCCCATGTTCCATATATCAGCTTGGGATCTACCTTATGCTGTATTAATGACTGGGGCCAAACTTGTATTACCAGGTCCTAAGCCCGGTCCAGAAGATTTAGCAGAGCTTATTTCTAAGGAAAAGGTTACAGTTGCGTCAGCAGCTCCGACAGTGTGGATATCTTTCTTAGATTATATAAAAAGAGAAAAAATAGACATATCGTCTCTTAAGATAGCTATAACTGGAGGAGCTGAACCACCAAAAGGTCTAATAAAGTCCTTTAAAGAGATGGGAATAAGGACTTATCATGCATGGGGAATGACTGAAACTGAAGCAATAACTACAGTAAATATTAAAGACGACGTAGAAAAGCTAAGTAAGCAAGGCATTCCTATGCCTGGTATAGAAATAGGATTAATATCCCCAGATTTAACCGAGTTACCTTGGGATGGTAAAAGTATAGGAGAACTCATAATAAGAGGAGCTTGGGTAACTCAAGAGTACTTTAATTCGCCAGAAAAAACGTTTGAGAGCATAGTTAATGTAAATGGTAAAAAGTGGTTTAAGACTGGAGATATTGCAGTTATCTACCCTGACGGTAATATAAAGATAGTCGATAGGGCAAAAGACCTTATAAAGAGTGGGGGAGAATGGATATCTTCAGTAGATCTAGAAAACGCTATAATGTCATTTGAACCAGTATTGGAGGCAGTAGTAGTAGGTATTCCTGATGAAAAATGGGGAGAAAGACCAGTGGCCTTGGTAGTCCCAAAATCAGGATATAAGGTTAAAGAGGAAGATATCAGGAATTATCTAATGTCACTGAATAAATTTCCTAGATGGTGGTTGCCAGACAAAATAATCTTTGTAAATTCAATTCCAAAGACAAGCACTGGAAAACTAGACAAAAAAACTGTAAGGAAGAACATTAAGGAAAAATTTAACCTAAAGTCTTGA
- a CDS encoding iron-containing alcohol dehydrogenase → MWEIQFYNEKVLFGNKSIEKLKELEIKHPIIVTTKSLINSELILKINEYIKADKIIQGPSQHTPENELEELETLITSKSVISIGGGSVIDAVKLANPYLHIAIPTTLSGAEHTAIAGFTKEGIKVSSKVKPPDIIILDPEVIKYTPEWLLNSTAFRALDHAIEAIYSTRASPFTDALSIEGYKYMINCLEKKDLLQCQIGVWLSSLAFMYAGRGLSHVFGYIFGPAFNIPHGITSCISLPKAIEFNIEQAKGKLSLLDNDVKERIIGLMKKVNLMEKLSKYASLENALKFSTLLANLTNNSENPRKISVKDAEMFIKSLF, encoded by the coding sequence ATGTGGGAAATACAGTTTTACAATGAAAAAGTACTCTTCGGTAACAAATCTATAGAAAAATTAAAAGAATTAGAAATCAAACATCCTATCATAGTAACTACAAAATCTCTCATAAATTCGGAGTTGATATTAAAAATAAATGAATATATTAAAGCTGATAAAATTATTCAAGGGCCTTCTCAACATACTCCAGAAAACGAACTCGAGGAACTTGAAACTTTGATTACGTCAAAATCGGTAATAAGTATAGGCGGAGGAAGTGTTATAGACGCTGTAAAATTGGCAAATCCATATCTTCATATAGCTATTCCTACTACTCTTTCAGGAGCCGAACACACTGCCATAGCTGGATTTACGAAAGAAGGAATAAAAGTGTCTAGTAAAGTAAAACCTCCAGATATAATAATTTTAGACCCAGAAGTTATAAAATACACTCCTGAATGGCTCCTTAACAGTACTGCTTTTAGAGCTCTGGATCATGCTATAGAAGCAATATACTCAACTAGGGCCTCGCCTTTCACCGATGCGCTATCAATTGAAGGATATAAATATATGATTAATTGTTTAGAAAAAAAGGATTTACTTCAATGTCAAATTGGAGTTTGGTTATCGTCTTTGGCTTTTATGTACGCAGGACGTGGACTAAGTCATGTATTTGGATATATTTTTGGCCCAGCTTTTAACATTCCACATGGAATCACGTCATGTATTTCGCTTCCAAAAGCTATAGAATTTAACATAGAACAAGCTAAAGGAAAACTATCATTATTAGACAATGACGTTAAAGAACGCATAATAGGCTTAATGAAGAAGGTTAATCTTATGGAAAAATTATCTAAATATGCTTCTCTAGAAAACGCTTTAAAATTTTCTACTTTATTAGCAAATTTAACTAATAATAGTGAAAATCCTAGAAAGATAAGTGTTAAAGATGCAGAAATGTTTATCAAATCTCTCTTTTAA
- a CDS encoding MFS transporter, with translation MKKTIWWATYNLLPTYLIIVDEGFFILLAGWVISKLTDSSLLTGILLSLPSIPYFFSYFTGTVIDLSRKKKLILLMLSLIVFMILLLSQIALLADNLFFMILLFYLSAIVFGFTANITDTIFSIWTKQNVDEKEYKKIISIGRIILRGLGFLANALVGIILTFIFRFSIIPTLVILAMAIFLSLPVNIKDRFNEGEKGITFKESLIDGFNYVRKNKVLTQISILTLENLFFGILELLMIFYVQDFLHLGPIYYSILIITAQVGLLVGSIFALRINKGKLGFYQFTLIAIMSICIASYDLIHYVFIAIIPTFLISFLSGITSTLGSVTQLRYINKEYWGRASGFIQVISKGIFALSGPVGGILIEILGIGGTYLLIGSIIFMFNFVRLKFKEYYNIEIK, from the coding sequence ATGAAGAAAACCATTTGGTGGGCGACATATAATTTACTTCCAACTTATCTGATAATAGTTGATGAGGGTTTCTTCATACTCTTAGCAGGATGGGTCATATCAAAGCTTACCGACTCCAGCTTACTCACGGGAATATTACTAAGCCTTCCTTCGATACCGTACTTCTTCAGTTACTTCACTGGAACGGTCATAGATTTATCGAGAAAGAAGAAGTTAATACTTTTAATGTTATCACTAATAGTTTTCATGATCTTACTCTTATCTCAAATCGCATTATTAGCTGATAACCTCTTCTTCATGATTTTACTGTTCTATTTGTCAGCAATAGTATTTGGTTTCACTGCCAATATAACTGATACTATATTTAGTATATGGACTAAACAAAATGTAGATGAGAAAGAATACAAAAAGATTATATCTATAGGTAGAATTATTCTTAGAGGATTAGGGTTCTTAGCTAATGCTTTAGTAGGTATAATTCTTACCTTCATTTTTAGATTCTCAATAATCCCTACTCTGGTTATTTTGGCCATGGCAATTTTCCTATCCTTACCAGTAAATATAAAGGATAGATTTAATGAAGGAGAAAAAGGAATTACTTTCAAGGAAAGTCTTATAGACGGGTTTAATTATGTAAGGAAGAATAAAGTACTTACACAGATAAGTATTCTTACGTTAGAGAATCTATTCTTTGGAATTTTAGAATTACTTATGATATTTTACGTGCAAGACTTTTTACATTTAGGGCCGATTTACTATAGTATCTTGATAATTACTGCACAAGTGGGATTGTTAGTTGGTTCAATCTTTGCCTTAAGGATAAATAAAGGTAAATTAGGCTTTTATCAATTTACACTTATAGCGATAATGTCGATATGTATAGCATCTTATGACTTAATTCATTATGTATTCATTGCTATAATTCCAACCTTTCTTATTTCATTTTTATCAGGAATAACCTCAACCTTAGGTTCTGTCACTCAGTTAAGATATATAAATAAAGAGTATTGGGGAAGGGCGTCGGGATTCATACAAGTAATATCTAAGGGAATCTTTGCACTTTCTGGTCCAGTAGGTGGTATTTTAATAGAAATTCTAGGAATAGGAGGAACTTACCTATTAATCGGCTCGATTATATTTATGTTCAATTTTGTTAGATTGAAATTTAAGGAATATTATAATATAGAAATAAAATAA
- a CDS encoding radical SAM/SPASM domain-containing protein, with amino-acid sequence MPKFRTKEATKLFYYLTKDIKLDFLNTSIVYITEITLNVSSDCNLACRYCFASAGHYSYSKLENMNFEDTKKAIDEIINKYNYNDSRLLVKFFGGEPILNFKLIEKVVNYFKELKENNKIKYLPKYIIITNLTLVNDKIIKFLNKNKFDIVVSLDGPENINDKARIFRNNLGTFKIIDKNLQKLIKDIDIDHITIEAVYSPIHLEQNISMLFIYKFFYNKYGIYNVAISPLTKVGQGNEFLKMFSDDLLRLYEEKIYDMAFELGRYMAYLFAEGAKIMEIYNFIKKIIINKRSLNSHCTAGFNNVTIMPNGDIYPCYMLSYDNRFYMGNIKEGLINTKTIGVRNFLKDINIKTKIDQCKMCDIMKICNACLGHIDFAKNGKITVDNYTCNYNLGLYEGILAALNDIIADDILWEKFKHQLRKMKDIEDMKDEENHLVGDI; translated from the coding sequence ATGCCTAAGTTTAGGACTAAAGAAGCTACTAAGCTTTTTTATTATCTAACAAAAGATATTAAATTAGATTTTTTGAATACTTCTATCGTATATATTACAGAAATAACACTTAATGTATCCAGTGATTGCAATCTAGCATGTAGATATTGCTTCGCGTCAGCAGGTCATTATAGTTATAGTAAATTAGAAAATATGAATTTCGAAGATACTAAGAAAGCAATAGACGAAATTATTAATAAATACAATTATAATGATTCTAGATTATTAGTAAAATTTTTTGGAGGAGAACCTATACTCAATTTTAAGTTGATTGAAAAAGTCGTAAATTACTTTAAAGAGTTAAAAGAAAATAATAAAATTAAGTACTTACCTAAATATATTATAATAACTAATTTAACCTTAGTTAATGATAAGATAATAAAATTTTTAAATAAAAATAAGTTTGATATTGTAGTTAGTTTAGACGGTCCTGAAAATATAAATGATAAAGCTAGAATATTTCGAAATAATTTAGGAACTTTTAAAATAATTGATAAGAATCTACAGAAATTAATAAAGGATATAGATATAGATCATATTACTATTGAGGCCGTTTATTCACCTATACATCTTGAACAAAATATAAGTATGCTTTTTATTTATAAATTTTTCTACAATAAATATGGTATATACAATGTGGCCATTAGTCCACTTACCAAAGTGGGTCAAGGAAATGAATTTCTAAAAATGTTTTCAGATGACTTGCTACGTTTATATGAAGAGAAAATATACGACATGGCTTTCGAATTAGGAAGATATATGGCATATCTGTTTGCAGAAGGAGCAAAAATTATGGAGATATATAATTTTATAAAAAAAATTATTATCAATAAACGATCCTTAAATTCTCATTGCACTGCAGGGTTTAATAATGTAACTATCATGCCTAATGGCGATATATATCCTTGCTATATGTTATCATACGATAACAGATTCTACATGGGTAATATAAAGGAAGGATTAATTAATACAAAAACAATTGGGGTAAGGAATTTCCTCAAGGATATTAATATAAAGACTAAAATAGATCAATGCAAGATGTGCGATATAATGAAAATCTGTAATGCGTGTCTTGGCCACATAGATTTTGCTAAAAACGGAAAGATTACAGTAGATAATTACACTTGTAATTATAATCTAGGACTATATGAAGGTATTTTAGCTGCATTAAATGATATTATAGCTGATGATATACTATGGGAAAAATTTAAACATCAACTAAGAAAAATGAAAGATATAGAGGATATGAAAGATGAAGAAAACCATTTGGTGGGCGACATATAA
- a CDS encoding DUF998 domain-containing protein, producing MNINFLKYSGIIAAILAWLVIFLSIFINPWFVFTRNAFSDLGGPIAKDPWLYNYGLIIVAIFTFLYGIYLVIVNEGKVEIVGSSFVMVAAIFLSLIGIYHEGTYPHVFVSTWFFIQFDIAILTYGIGLLMKIKKLGISMILLFIIATLVAIVVPWPSAATIEAWGISAIDVWVILSYLSIINKN from the coding sequence ATGAATATAAACTTCTTAAAATACTCTGGTATTATAGCTGCCATATTAGCATGGCTAGTCATATTTCTTAGTATATTTATTAATCCATGGTTTGTTTTTACTCGAAACGCATTTAGTGATCTAGGAGGACCTATAGCTAAAGATCCGTGGTTATACAACTATGGACTTATAATAGTTGCGATATTTACTTTCCTATATGGTATATATTTAGTGATTGTTAATGAAGGAAAAGTGGAAATTGTAGGCTCATCATTCGTTATGGTCGCAGCAATTTTTCTTTCCTTAATAGGAATATATCATGAGGGAACATATCCTCATGTTTTTGTTTCCACATGGTTTTTCATTCAATTTGACATAGCAATTTTAACGTATGGAATAGGACTATTAATGAAGATAAAGAAACTAGGTATTTCTATGATACTCTTATTCATAATTGCTACTTTAGTAGCAATAGTAGTTCCATGGCCTTCTGCTGCAACTATTGAGGCGTGGGGAATTTCAGCTATAGACGTATGGGTTATATTATCATATTTAAGTATTATAAATAAAAACTAA
- a CDS encoding enoyl-CoA hydratase-related protein, whose protein sequence is MIVENHQGYSIIKLNRPEKLNALNLEARVDFISTLKKINSDPKVRAVIITGEGKGFCVGADVNEIPQDITKDLRETFYPIITEIRFSDKIYIAAINGVTAGACIGITLASDFRFAKKEVRFVTAFQRIGLTSDTGVAYFLSKFLGPKAVPLLILGGEFTAVDAENWGLLKVVDDPIQDSIKLAENIVNGPYQSYVAGKKLVNKVLFSDLNEFLEYESLIQGYLGKTKDHKEGISSFKEKREPKFSGE, encoded by the coding sequence ATGATAGTTGAAAATCATCAAGGATATTCAATAATTAAACTAAATAGGCCAGAAAAACTTAACGCATTAAATCTTGAGGCTAGGGTAGATTTTATTTCAACTCTTAAGAAAATTAACTCGGACCCTAAAGTTAGGGCTGTTATAATTACTGGAGAGGGTAAGGGATTTTGTGTTGGAGCTGACGTCAATGAAATTCCTCAAGATATAACAAAAGATCTAAGAGAGACTTTCTATCCAATTATTACAGAAATCAGATTCTCTGACAAGATATACATTGCAGCAATAAACGGAGTTACTGCAGGAGCTTGTATAGGAATAACATTAGCCTCAGACTTTAGATTTGCCAAAAAAGAAGTAAGATTTGTTACCGCTTTTCAGAGAATCGGTTTAACTTCAGATACTGGTGTAGCTTATTTCCTGAGTAAATTTTTAGGCCCTAAAGCAGTTCCACTTTTAATATTAGGCGGAGAATTTACTGCGGTAGATGCTGAAAATTGGGGTTTACTCAAAGTTGTAGATGATCCTATTCAAGATTCTATAAAACTAGCAGAAAACATAGTTAATGGACCTTACCAATCTTATGTAGCAGGAAAGAAACTTGTTAATAAGGTGCTTTTCTCAGACCTTAACGAGTTCTTAGAATACGAATCTTTAATTCAAGGCTATTTAGGGAAGACTAAGGATCATAAAGAAGGAATATCTTCATTTAAGGAAAAGAGAGAGCCAAAATTTAGTGGAGAATAG
- a CDS encoding enoyl-CoA hydratase/isomerase family protein gives MYETIQFEDKGKIGILRLNRPDKLNAINFKMVNELVDAFNKIEDSKNKVVIITGNGRAFSAGADVKEMYETPLNDIIMKGHMPLWDRMRSFKKPIIAALNGITAGGGLELAMACDIIIASESAKLGQPEINLGIIPGAGGTQRLTRTIGKYKAMEMVLTGKLISAWEAEKMGLVAKVVPDASLMDEAFRIAEDIASKPLLSIVLAKDAVTRALETTLQQGLDVERRDFYVSLSSESAKEGMKAFIERRKPKWENDS, from the coding sequence ATGTACGAAACTATCCAGTTTGAAGATAAGGGAAAAATAGGGATATTAAGGCTTAATAGACCAGATAAGCTTAATGCAATTAATTTTAAGATGGTGAACGAACTTGTCGATGCTTTCAATAAAATAGAAGATAGCAAAAATAAGGTAGTAATAATAACTGGCAATGGGAGAGCATTTTCAGCAGGCGCTGACGTCAAAGAAATGTATGAAACGCCATTAAATGACATAATAATGAAAGGACATATGCCATTATGGGATAGAATGAGAAGTTTCAAAAAACCTATAATTGCAGCATTAAACGGAATAACTGCGGGAGGAGGGCTAGAATTAGCTATGGCATGCGATATCATAATAGCTTCAGAAAGTGCAAAACTTGGGCAGCCAGAAATAAATCTAGGCATAATACCTGGAGCAGGAGGTACTCAAAGATTAACTAGAACTATAGGAAAATACAAGGCTATGGAAATGGTATTAACAGGAAAATTAATTTCTGCTTGGGAAGCAGAAAAAATGGGTTTGGTAGCTAAAGTAGTTCCAGACGCATCTTTAATGGACGAAGCGTTTAGGATAGCTGAGGATATAGCATCTAAGCCTCTTTTATCTATAGTTCTTGCAAAAGACGCAGTAACTAGAGCCTTAGAAACTACATTACAGCAAGGGTTAGACGTAGAAAGAAGAGATTTTTATGTTAGTTTATCTTCAGAAAGTGCTAAAGAAGGAATGAAGGCTTTTATTGAAAGAAGAAAACCAAAGTGGGAAAATGATAGTTGA
- a CDS encoding thiolase domain-containing protein: protein MKVAIIGVGNSKFGKRDDVSVQELAWESIREAFNDAGITQKDIDYTVVGSTAYRGVELYPAPLVAEYSGITNVPMRVEAMCATGLAAALSAYTAVASGLADIAMAVGVDKMTEVDTATSLAIGGRGGNYQWEYNFYGTTFPTYYALYATRHMAVYGTTEEQMAMVAVKAHENASLNPKAHFQKKVSIEEVLKSRVISWPIKLLDSSPITDGSATAIFASESKVKELKIETPIWVTGIGYANDYAYVAKRGEWTGFKATVDASRQAYKMAKISPKDVEVATVHDAFTIAEIMGYEDLGFVEKGQGGKFVEEGQSKKGGKIGVNLYGGLKAKGHPLGATGLSMIYEITKELRDESGNLQHPLKNYIGLVHNVGGTGHYAYVMVMRR, encoded by the coding sequence ATGAAAGTTGCAATAATAGGAGTAGGGAATTCAAAATTTGGTAAAAGAGACGATGTAAGCGTTCAAGAGTTAGCCTGGGAATCTATAAGAGAAGCTTTTAACGATGCGGGAATAACTCAAAAAGACATAGACTATACTGTTGTTGGAAGCACCGCTTACAGAGGGGTTGAACTTTATCCTGCTCCACTAGTTGCGGAATATTCAGGGATTACCAATGTTCCTATGAGAGTAGAGGCTATGTGTGCTACTGGATTAGCTGCGGCTCTCTCTGCATATACTGCTGTAGCGTCGGGATTAGCAGATATAGCTATGGCAGTGGGAGTAGACAAAATGACTGAAGTAGATACTGCAACTTCATTGGCAATAGGAGGAAGAGGAGGAAATTATCAATGGGAATATAATTTTTACGGCACAACTTTCCCTACATACTATGCTCTCTACGCTACTCGTCACATGGCTGTTTATGGTACTACTGAAGAACAAATGGCGATGGTTGCAGTTAAAGCTCATGAAAATGCTTCGTTGAATCCTAAGGCTCATTTTCAAAAGAAGGTCAGTATAGAAGAAGTTCTAAAATCTAGAGTAATTTCCTGGCCTATAAAGCTTCTGGATTCGTCCCCAATAACAGATGGCTCTGCTACAGCAATATTTGCATCAGAATCTAAAGTTAAGGAGTTAAAAATAGAGACACCAATTTGGGTTACTGGAATAGGCTATGCTAACGACTATGCCTACGTAGCTAAAAGAGGAGAATGGACAGGATTTAAGGCTACAGTAGACGCTTCTAGACAAGCGTACAAAATGGCTAAAATATCCCCAAAAGATGTCGAAGTTGCTACTGTACACGACGCATTCACAATAGCTGAAATTATGGGATATGAAGATTTAGGATTCGTAGAAAAAGGTCAAGGAGGAAAATTTGTAGAAGAAGGTCAAAGCAAGAAAGGAGGCAAAATAGGAGTAAATCTTTATGGAGGTTTAAAAGCTAAAGGGCATCCTCTGGGAGCAACTGGTCTTTCAATGATTTACGAAATAACTAAAGAATTAAGAGATGAGTCAGGAAATTTACAGCATCCGTTAAAGAATTACATAGGTTTAGTGCATAATGTAGGTGGAACCGGACACTATGCATATGTAATGGTTATGAGGAGATGA
- a CDS encoding Zn-ribbon domain-containing OB-fold protein has translation MKIDAIPLNLNYKINYPDEFLNKLKEGEIVASKCNNCGAIYFPPQKDCYNCGKSEMSSIILPKEGEIMTFSKVVQKPQGFEKYPDYVIGIIKVGDVNLMAWIVGEPKVGKKVKITTDGIRVIGKVIE, from the coding sequence ATGAAAATAGACGCCATACCTTTAAATCTGAATTATAAAATAAATTATCCTGATGAGTTTTTAAATAAATTGAAAGAAGGGGAAATAGTAGCTAGTAAGTGTAATAATTGTGGAGCGATATATTTTCCTCCTCAAAAAGATTGTTATAATTGCGGTAAAAGTGAGATGAGCAGTATCATATTGCCGAAAGAAGGGGAAATAATGACGTTTAGTAAAGTTGTTCAGAAGCCCCAAGGATTTGAGAAATATCCTGATTATGTTATTGGAATAATAAAAGTCGGAGACGTTAATTTGATGGCTTGGATAGTAGGAGAACCTAAAGTAGGTAAAAAAGTCAAGATAACTACCGACGGTATTAGAGTAATTGGTAAGGTGATAGAATGA